The Salvelinus alpinus chromosome 3, SLU_Salpinus.1, whole genome shotgun sequence genome segment ttgtcttggctgtgtgtttagggttgttgtcctgttggaagattgaaccttcaccccagtctgaggtcctgagcgctctggagtaggttttcatcaaggatctctgtactttgcttcattgatctttgcctcgatcctgactagtctcccaatccctgccactgaaaaacatccccacagcatgatgcttccaccagcatgcttcacactagggatggtgccaggtttcctccagacgtgacgcttgacattcagaccaaagtgttcaatcttggtttcatcacagctaatcttgtttctcatggtcagagtctttcGGTGCCTTTTGTAAAACTCCatttgggctgtcatgtgccttttactgaggagtggcttccgtctggccaactctaccataaaggcctgattggtggagtgcttcagcgatggttgtccttctggaaggttctcccatctccacagaggaactctacagctctgtcagagtgaccctcgggttcttggtcacctcactgaccgaggcccttctcccccgattgctcagtttggctgggcggacagctctaggaagagtcttggtggttccaaacttcttccatttaagaatgatggaggccactgtgttcttggggaccttcaatgctgcagaaatgttatggtaccattccccagatctgtgcctcgacacaatcctgtctcggagctctacggacaattccttcgacctcatgaaaATACGTTGCACCTCAGCTCAATtcagagtctcatagcaaaggggctgaatacttatggaaataagtatttttgttttaaaaatttaataaatttgcaaagatttctacaaacctgtttcgctgttattatggggtattgtgtgtagattgctgaggatattttttttgttatccattttagaataaggctgtaacaaaacaaaatgtggaaaaagtcaaggggtctgaatactttccgaaggcactgtaactatGTTTAAAAGTGCTGGAAACTCTTTAAAAAAAGCAGAAGAACACATGCCGGCCAggccagtatctcagaaacaccCTACATGAATATGCCAAGCCTAATTTTAAATCAACAGCGGGGTAGGAACTTTGGCTGCAGTTTCCAAACCCGAGATCACGAACAGTGCAGGAGCACAATGCCAGTATGTCATATATTTAAATACTGTTAAATTACAGCCTGTTTACAGTTCCTGAAAAGACCATTTGTCTTACTCAACGTTGGTCTGCTTCTTACACATTTGTCAGTAAGAGCTTCCACATGCCAAGGTTTCTGCAGGCGGGAGGGAGGAAAGAGTCCAGGTTATCAGGAAAGATTTTCATAGCGTGTCTTCACTCAGTCTGCAGTTAATTAGTGGGCCTCTACACAATAAGGCCATAAGTCATTAATCATGGCCCTAGCACCAGTCAGCTCGCTGAGACCTGGgagatgtcccaaatggcacccttatttcctatatagtgcactacttttgggctcatagggctctggtcaaaagcagtggacTATGTacgaaatagggtgccatttggaatgcaaccCCAAGACATGGGGAGGGAGACAAAAGTTAGCTGTCTCTAGACCCCAAAAACTGAAATCTTGACctggaagccagttccactgctttttgaAATTGTTCCCTACTAATCACGGACTGATTTAAATgtaggacaccaggtgggtgccattaattatcaggtagaacagaaaaccagtagGCTCCGGACCTTGTAGTCTAAgtgttgaatacccctgctctaTACGCTATGATTGTCGGTCTTCAGTTGTTATGGGTCCTGGTTGCATGACTGGGCTGCCAGTAGACTATAGTATAAATTAGTGGGCCATGTTGAGTGTTGACAGACGAGGGCCCACTGTTCCACTCACTGTTGCACTTTCCTTTTAGGGTTTCTGTGTTGACAGATTTTCTTCTGCAAGGGAAATATTCTACTTTGTGCTTTACTTAagccaaaatacacacacacacacacacacacacacacacacacacacacacacacacacacacacacacacacacacacacacacacacacacacacacacacacacacacacacacacacacacacacacacactgccttatTCAGTACTGAATGATGTGTACAGTATTATCTTGAAGGTAGTCAGCGAAATTACGTTGCATGAGTTGCACCGCAGATTTTGCGATGAGCAAGATACAGGACTTCGCTTTCATACGGTATCTGCACATGTGCACTTGTTCGCTTCACACTTTTACAACAGGACCAAAAACAGCAACGAAGTTTAGCCTTGTGCGCCAACACTCTTAGTTGAGGAAATTGACCCAACCACTATGCTATTTACTATGTGCATCTGTCATATCGCTGACCTTTAATATATGATATGTTATGCATGTAATATCAATCAACTGCTATGGATGTTGGctgaatatacagtacatgtctcaCTAAGAATAGAATAGAAGAATAGAATAGAACCATTTTATTCTATAGATTTGAATTTGAAGGGGACAGCAGCATGCCATTGATCCAGAGTGATCTGTTTGATGTAAAAAACAGGTTTAACTTCGCTGTTTTGagcgtagcgcactacttttaaccagagccctgtgggccctggtcaaaagtgcactatatagggaatagggcaccatttgggacacaactaaTTTACTCTGCCCTGTCAGAATCAGGAAGTGATAAAGGGGTGATTAATATGGCTCTTGTTTGGAGAGCTAAAGTCATTCTCCAGCTAAAATAAACCAGCACTTCTCTCAAGATGATTGAATACACACTTCTTAGTGAGTTGATTGAACATGCAAAAGGTAATCTATTTCCTATGCCTTTGTAAACAGTGACCCAGCAAGCAGTGAGCAGTGAACAGCCATCTTTCCAGGACCATCAGTGTACATAACCATTGTGTAAGGTTTATCCAAGCAGGCCAGCCAAACCGCCGCTGAAGTTTAGGTAAAAACAGGCTTTCTCTTGATTAGGTAATTTATACAGAGGACTATAGGACTGTaagaatgtgtcccaaatggcaccctattcactatatagtgcactacttttgaccagagtcctataggccctggtcaaagtagtgcttTATGCAAATAATAgcagggtgtcatttgagacgcaCACAATACAAAATCCAAACCGCATAAAAGTAAATGTGCCAAGAAAATGTGTCCGGAGTCCAATAATGTTGTATTGGAAGTTTCAATCATTATTTTTATTAGACAGGTTACTTAAAGCATTTGTGGATAACAGCAGAATGTAGCTTCATACATGAATGATCCGATGAATGATACCATGAATGATATCATGAATGATCCCATGAATCTCACAGCAAGTACCCTATCCCCCCGGTAAAAAAACCCAACAACATAAAAAAACAGGAATgcttcctaaatggcaccctagtccctttatagtgcactataaaaggaatagggtgccatttgggacgcatccagaATGAAATCTTTTCATCAAACTGTTTAAGGTGTCACCAGAGCCTTTCAAACGGCATTACCTTAGTGGTGTTTATGACGTCCCAATGCCTTCAACAATAACATCTAACAGACATTGACTACACTACACACCCACAACCACATGGTGTGCAGCTGTGCAGCACAAATGATGGGCATGCCCATAGCATACAGCCCGGCCTGGTCTGGCCCTTACATACACCAGTCTTAATGTCAGCATTTGTCTGTGACCCGTCATGGTACACTGCTATGTTTTCTGGGCCAAAAGGCAAAACGGGACAGAAATCTTCCTAGCATTGAAGTTCAAAGCAAAACAGGTGGTAGGTTGGAGAGTGATTAAGCAAGGCAGGAAACCATCTAGTCTCTCATGTACAGACTATATTTCACTTGAGAACATGTGGAAAAGCAGGTTCTGTCATTTCAGTGTGATTGAGAGGACCATGACCCAATGGTAGGTAGGATGGGATGTGAGAGAAAAGAGTGGAGGTGAGGAAAGGTCATTCAGTACACTCTAAGGGGAAGACTATGGGAGAATCGCAACTGCATACTCCTcgtgtcctctctcctcgcctccttctcaaaacccattggaggagaaggtcagaggagagggacctctggctttctcatccaatgggttttgatgaggcaaggagagaagacaagaggggtatgcaattgagattcccCCAATGTATTGAGCAGAGATGTTCAGGGTTATCCCTGAGTCTCTGGACCAGACCCTTTACTTTGCTCAGGACagacatattatatatatataaatcagtTTTTCTTTTGCACAGTTTATGTATatatgttaatttctgtatttgtATATGTTATGGCTCTTGGAACTGCTTCTCCAATCATACAGTTCAACCTCAAAACGTCACCAAAACCAGGAAGTCCCGAAAGCCAGGAAGTCCCCAAAACGTGTAAAGATACCTGATCAACACGAGTGAcataatgtaaaaaaaatgttttctccATATCACATTGATGTGCCATTTGTATGAGGCCCCGCATATCGTCAGAACAGTCTGGTTGAGTTGGTGAGTTGTGGACTAGAAGCGTCATTAACATACATCATGGGAGAGAGCGATCGTAAAGAATGAATCTGTTGAAAAGATGCCGTCGATTTTATGAATATGACATGTGACCATTAATGATGTTGATTTTATCTCTTGGGAATAGCTGTGATTTACTTTGGGATGGGTAATGACATTGTTTGCTTGATTCTGTAGATGTGGTTCATTTCATGCTATCTGCTTTACACACACCTTCATTACTGCAATCATAAAAGCTGTAGAAATGTCCCATATTGGGTGACATCATAAATCATTGTCTAGCACAGCTGCCATTTATTTCACCTTGCCATTTTGTTCTTTCATAATACAATATGGTGTAATCCATTATCTCATAATTTGGCAATGTTTAAATGAAGGAATGCAATGTTGCAAGAGATTTAATGTATGTGTTTATATTGACACACACAATTATATATAACAGTTGTAATGTTCCCTGATGCATCATACAAGTGGAAGTAGGTGTACTGCCTTGTTGCctgatgtgtgcgtgtgtataggCCTACTGTGCATAACGAGGCTTCAGCAGCGGAGCCGTCGTTTCTTCAGGAGCATGATGGAGAGGTTTTTGTTTTCCACATTATAGAATCATCAAACAAGTGGAACCTCTTCCCTCCCAGTGGGTTATGTAATAGACAAAAAATCCTCTCAACCCAGTATAGGCCTACTCTTGATGTGACTTATTGATGTGTATGATATGAGAATTAAATACAATATGTAATACCGCTCATTTTGGTTTATTATGTAATCTTGTGTGCCTCAGGTATTTAATCTGTGCAAGGATTGTATCGAAAATACTTGCGTATTTATGGAGTGGTCCATCtgatttaagatgttgtattctCAATCATTTGATTGACATTTAATAACTGTAGGTTGAAAATATAAACGTGTGCTGTCTTGACATATGGTATGGAGCAATGCAGCAACATATCTTCCAGAACGCGTTTGGTTTTCTTTACAACAAGCTGATGAAATACAGACCTAACGTTTAAACGCAATACAATATAGCTAACCTAAAACAGCATTTAAAGTAAATAAAAAAGAGTTATGACTCCACGAGAAATGAGTTGATCTAGTCAGTGAAATAGTCCATATGCAGAGCAAGACGTAGGCTATTAAACCCTAGAACCTACACAATAACCGAAATATTTCACCCCAAATTATAGGCCTAATTGTTTTATAGCAAATGTATAGCTGTATCCCATAACCTCTTCTCCTTTATGATAAACTCTCTGCTCAGACAAATGTATAGCTTTATCCCATAACCTCTTCTCCTTTATGATAAACTCTCTGCTCAGACAAATGTATAGCTGTATCCCATAACCTCTTCTCCTTTATGATAAACTCTCTGCTCAGACAAATGTATAGCTGTATCCCATAACCTCTTCTCCTTTATGATAAACTCTCTGCTCAGACAAATGTATAGCTGTATCCCATAACCTCTTCTCCTTTATGATAAACTCTCTGCTCAGACAAATGTATAGCTGTATCCCATAACCTCTTCTCCTTTATGATAAACTCTCTGCTCAGACAAATAGGGCACATTTTATCTGAGAACAAGACGCAAAACAATAATTAATGTTGTTTGGGTTGTCACTTTTTAGATGTAATATTATTTCCCAATGTGCTGCTGATATTGCATGTTTTATAACTGCACAAGCGGATAACTTCCTTATTCTAATGTAATCAGACTGACACCATCATTCGTTCGAAGGTAGGGAAAATATGATCTGTGAAAAACAGTGCTGAATTTGATAATGGCGTGTTCAAATGAATATCAGAGTTAGATTATTACTGAATGAATATCAGAGTTAGATTATTACTGCCTAAATTACTCCAACGATAAAATTACTCTAATGCTAAACGGGTGGCGAAATACATCGGTGTCAGATGACAGTAGGCTGCAATTTGGCTTAGCTATTTAAAAAGTTTAACAAATATATTTTGCAGTCTTAAAGGTATCGAAATGTGAATAAAATGTGATTAAAATGTTACTCAAGTGTATACGGCACAGACTTCAAATGAAAATAGCCTACACAGATCTTAAATGCCATTCCACAAATTAAATGGCGTCGATTCTTTAACAGACCAATTATGCTCATGTCTCACATATTCAAGTGTTTATAATTATAAGTAAATTAATACTGTATGTCGAATTATTTATTCCATAAACAACCTACCAGATTCATATACCTTAATTTAGCTTGTCGAATTAATAATTAAATGTATGAAGAAATATGAGAGAGCCCAATTTTCCAACAAGATGAACTAAACATGTCATTCTAAGGTTTAGGGCAAAGTTGAAAAGTTATTTGCGATGTGCGGTAGCCAGTAGACCTACATAGGCCCACCAGACTTCAAAATAGGCTACGGCTTTCCAATGAAAAATAGAACGAATAGGCCTTTTGTATGTAGGAAACATAAAACTCTCACAATGAGCATTTTAAAAGCAACATACACACTGCGTTGTAATTTCAATGTAACAACTAAAATGGCACCATCCAATATAGCCTATATCTTAATTGTAAAAAAGAATGCACCTTGAGCCTCTTACAAataatattataattattttttatttttgtcacGCTTGGAGCTATCGCAAATAAATACACTGAGCCCACGGATCCCGTCCTGCATGAAATACAACCAATATAAAAGTCATTTAGGCCTAAAATCTCCTTATAAATGTATAGTtattatgtgtctgtctgtatcttcTACTGGTATCCTAACGCCGATGCGGTGGTGAGTCTCTGTCCATACAAGGCATAGGGAGAATAATATGGACCTGTGGCAGCGGGCATCTGAACCGAAGCGCCGGGGGGCATGGGGCTCTTTGAATAGGGGTGATAGCGCGTGCTCAATCCCAGAGGGTGATGCGGGCTCCTGAGGGTGAGCGTTCCAGGGCTGCCCGGGGCCGCATTTGGAGGCATGTGCATATGGCAGGCCATGGCGGCCGCCGCAGCGTTGGCTAGCGATGATGATCCCGGGTATCCTGATATCAACTTCTCCGTCCCCGCAAAAGCAGTGTGAGTCCTTAGGTGATTGAGGAGCTCTTCTGAGCAAGAAAACCGTTTGTCGCAAGGTCCGTTAGCCGACACCCAATTACAGACGTGTGGCAGAGGGTCATTTGGGAGCATAAAGCCATAGGGGTATAACGGGTGTCCAGCAAAAGATGGCGGCGAGGAATGCACGCCGTGCAAAGGGTGAGTTGGGTACATGAGAGGGTATCCTGACTTCAGAGCCGAGGACTCATGGCACTGCGAGGCACTGGAAGCACCGGATAAGTGGCTTGCGCAGTGGTAACTCAGGCAGTACGGGTCTCTACACAGGCTAGCAGACATTAGGGACGGAGGAGAAGCCCTGGACAAGGGGCTCCCAGCCTTATTGCACTGAAGTTGGCTGGCAGCGGCAAACTGAGCACTGAGTAGTTGACTGCTAGATTTCGTCGGGTCTAAAGTCATTCCGTGAGGGAGAAAGTGTTGGGGATAGCCTGCGTATGCACCTGCTAAACTTCCAGGGTAGGACATGCCAGCAGGCGGTAGAGGGAAAACGGTGTGCCCAGGTTTATAGGGGGAGACTGGCGCTACGAGTCCTCCTGAACCCAGAAGTTGAACAGATGATGCAGAGGAGACAGATGTGAGTGAGTCTGATGTGATAGCCTTTGATCCAGAGGTGGTCTCCTGGTGTTGGTTAGCCTCACCGTTAATCCCAGATATCCGGCTGTGACTACCACTGCCGTTTCCCTCCAT includes the following:
- the LOC139571245 gene encoding zinc finger protein 503-like, with the translated sequence MITSPAFSVLRNSIAIPVWENSYSGEKGAPRINNQFLHLVSPSNPLRQANRIPIKILKMLTARGGHILHPEYLQPLPSTPISPIELDAKKSPLALLAQTCSQIGKPDPPSSSKLSSVTSNGSSDKETKSGPLKMSDIGNEDKSSFKPYSKSSEKNKDSSSSSGSLSGDKASFRVPSATCQPFTPRTGSPSSCHSVSPLPSEGKQGDKEEKNKESESNKNSTMEGNGSGSHSRISGINGEANQHQETTSGSKAITSDSLTSVSSASSVQLLGSGGLVAPVSPYKPGHTVFPLPPAGMSYPGSLAGAYAGYPQHFLPHGMTLDPTKSSSQLLSAQFAAASQLQCNKAGSPLSRASPPSLMSASLCRDPYCLSYHCASHLSGASSASQCHESSALKSGYPLMYPTHPLHGVHSSPPSFAGHPLYPYGFMLPNDPLPHVCNWVSANGPCDKRFSCSEELLNHLRTHTAFAGTEKLISGYPGSSSLANAAAAAMACHMHMPPNAAPGSPGTLTLRSPHHPLGLSTRYHPYSKSPMPPGASVQMPAATGPYYSPYALYGQRLTTASALGYQ